The Candidatus Bathyarchaeota archaeon A05DMB-5 genome includes a window with the following:
- a CDS encoding Lrp/AsnC family transcriptional regulator → MKLKNSTLTLDITDLKILESLQEDARQTYTDIGKRLGIAHSTVYDRIKRMEKYGIIKKYTTVIDAEKAGTKGVTAIMTVYTDPKESEKAAEKLCQAPQVIEVYTSLSEELQIIAKVIAENQEDLHAFIANAVAPLPGVLRIRTSIVTKKFKETQFSIINDPKKLTFIRGTYNIKEESK, encoded by the coding sequence TTGAAGTTAAAAAACAGCACTTTAACCTTAGACATTACAGACTTGAAAATTCTAGAATCCCTACAAGAAGACGCGAGGCAAACATACACGGACATAGGCAAACGCTTGGGAATAGCTCATTCAACAGTTTATGATAGAATAAAAAGAATGGAAAAATACGGAATAATCAAGAAATACACGACGGTTATTGATGCAGAAAAAGCCGGAACAAAGGGCGTAACAGCGATTATGACTGTCTACACAGACCCGAAGGAAAGCGAAAAAGCGGCAGAAAAACTTTGCCAAGCACCACAAGTCATTGAAGTCTACACATCCCTTTCAGAAGAACTCCAAATAATAGCAAAAGTCATTGCGGAAAACCAAGAAGATTTGCACGCGTTTATCGCCAACGCAGTAGCGCCCTTGCCCGGCGTTTTGAGAATTCGCACATCAATAGTGACGAAGAAATTTAAGGAAACCCAATTTTCAATAATTAATGACCCGAAAAAGTTAACATTTATAAGAGGAACATATAATATAAAGGAAGAATCTAAATGA
- the nadA gene encoding quinolinate synthase NadA has protein sequence MITVQKQNSATLIDKILKLKKEKKAVILAHNYQRPEIQDIADYVGDSIELSRKAMNEKDAEIIVFSAVDFMAESAAILNPEKKVLLPTPGARCPMAQMLTVDEIKKWKAIYPLVPVVLYVNTLASAKAYADVCCTSANALEVIESLNSETVLFGPDRNLAEYVQRKTGKTVIPIPEWGFCPTHLLFQSEDVQILKAKYPDAVVMVHPECTFEMQETADFVGSTSQMCRYAKESNAKSFIVATEEGLLHRLRKDNPEKQFILAYEEAVCPNMKLNTLDRLYLALKEEKYVVTVPETIAKNARKALERMFEITK, from the coding sequence ATGATAACAGTGCAAAAACAAAATTCAGCAACATTGATTGACAAAATACTCAAGCTTAAGAAAGAGAAGAAAGCGGTAATTTTAGCCCATAATTATCAGAGACCAGAAATACAAGACATAGCAGATTACGTAGGCGACAGCATAGAACTAAGCCGAAAAGCCATGAACGAAAAAGACGCTGAAATAATAGTTTTTTCTGCAGTGGATTTTATGGCGGAATCAGCGGCAATTTTGAACCCGGAAAAGAAAGTGTTGTTGCCTACTCCTGGTGCACGTTGTCCCATGGCGCAGATGCTTACAGTGGATGAGATTAAAAAGTGGAAGGCGATTTATCCGCTTGTGCCCGTGGTTTTGTATGTTAACACTTTGGCTTCAGCTAAAGCTTACGCCGACGTATGCTGTACATCTGCAAACGCCTTAGAAGTCATAGAATCTTTGAACTCTGAAACCGTCCTTTTTGGGCCTGACCGTAATTTAGCGGAATACGTGCAAAGGAAGACTGGGAAGACTGTTATCCCAATTCCAGAATGGGGCTTTTGTCCAACTCATCTGCTTTTCCAATCTGAAGATGTGCAGATTCTTAAAGCCAAGTATCCAGATGCCGTTGTCATGGTTCATCCGGAATGCACTTTTGAAATGCAAGAGACAGCTGATTTTGTTGGAAGTACATCGCAAATGTGCCGTTACGCAAAAGAAAGTAACGCCAAAAGTTTCATCGTTGCTACTGAAGAGGGACTTCTACACCGTTTAAGGAAAGATAATCCAGAAAAACAGTTCATTTTAGCTTATGAAGAAGCTGTTTGTCCAAACATGAAGTTGAATACGCTTGATAGGCTTTACTTGGCTTTAAAAGAAGAAAAATATGTGGTTACGGTTCCTGAAACTATAGCGAAAAATGCTCGAAAAGCTCTAGAAAGAATGTTTGAAATAACAAAATGA
- the trxA gene encoding thioredoxin, with the protein MKTEPVHVTDSNFNEIVSKNQLALIDCWAPWCGPCLALAPTIEELAREYAGKVLIGKLDVDENPRTAECFQIFSIPTMLIMKNGKEVDRIVGLVPKKYIEAALKKHLG; encoded by the coding sequence ATGAAAACAGAACCTGTTCACGTGACAGATTCAAACTTCAACGAAATAGTAAGCAAAAACCAGCTGGCTCTAATTGACTGCTGGGCGCCATGGTGCGGTCCATGTTTAGCTTTGGCGCCTACAATCGAAGAACTGGCAAGGGAATATGCTGGAAAGGTGCTTATTGGAAAACTTGACGTCGACGAAAACCCGAGAACCGCGGAATGCTTCCAAATTTTCAGCATCCCCACAATGTTGATAATGAAAAACGGAAAAGAAGTTGACAGAATCGTGGGACTTGTTCCAAAGAAATACATTGAAGCCGCATTAAAAAAGCATTTAGGATAG
- the nikR gene encoding nickel-responsive transcriptional regulator NikR — translation MTKIVRVGVTFPPDLLKDFDEIIHKMGYENRSKAIQDAVRMFVSEKKWLMGEKGNQAGVLMLLYDHDARGLENALTDIQHHHAHIICSTMHIHLSERDCLEAIAVKGDAAEIRKLSEELAAKRGVKILKTMIVSV, via the coding sequence ATGACAAAAATAGTACGTGTTGGAGTAACGTTTCCTCCAGACTTGCTCAAAGATTTTGATGAAATAATACACAAAATGGGATATGAAAACCGTTCCAAAGCAATTCAAGACGCAGTGAGAATGTTTGTTTCCGAGAAGAAATGGCTTATGGGAGAAAAAGGAAACCAAGCAGGCGTTTTAATGCTACTTTACGACCATGACGCTAGAGGACTTGAAAACGCATTAACAGACATTCAACACCATCACGCCCACATAATTTGTTCGACAATGCATATTCACCTCAGCGAACGCGACTGTCTAGAAGCTATAGCTGTAAAAGGTGACGCAGCTGAAATTCGAAAATTAAGCGAAGAGTTAGCTGCCAAGCGAGGAGTAAAAATACTTAAAACAATGATTGTCTCCGTCTGA
- a CDS encoding DNA-directed RNA polymerase subunit B translates to MTEFSKEDTNLLLKAFFKEKGLVRQHLDSYNEFIDHGLQEVIDEVGEIPIEVPESPYKVKLGQVWIIDPQTRITGPYTTEVDGTKHEIYPMEARLRNLTYAAPIALEMTPVIDGREQDTELVYIGNIPVMLKSKLCFLSQLSREELIACGEDPDDPGGYFVVNGSERVIVAMEDLAPNRIIVDIDEKGAAPVHQAKIFSTTVGFRARTELKMKSDEAIYVTMPGVPTEIPFVVIMRALGLESDKEIAEAVSLEKEIQSELEPSFEKAIGVDTAKDAIIFIGNRVAHGQVEEYRIQKAETAIDKNFLPHIGRTSQSRRDKALFLGEMVCRVIELKLGRRQTDDKDHFKNKRLRLAGPLLADLFRVAFRNLCRDIKYQLERIGVKGPIITVSAAVRPGIITERFQHALATGNWGRGRVGITQLLDRTNHISTLSHLRRLQSPLSRSQPNFEARDLHPTHWGRLCPNETPEGSNCGLVKNLALSACISVGVNAEKIKQVLYGMGVVSVYEASEALKISGAKVFVDGNIIGYCNNPEELTREFRERRRRGEISTEVNIVHFSKIHGEREEIYVNCDEGRVRRPLIIVEKGSPKLQPEHIDKIASGDWSWEDLVKNGIIEYLDAEEEENAYVAISLEEVTQEHTHLEIATYTILGICASTIPYAEHNQSPRNSYQAAMAKQALGFYATNFNQRVDSRSHILHYPEVPLLETALMETMGYKLRPSGQNCIVAVLSFEGYNMEDALIFNKASIERGLGRSTFYRIYEAECRQYLGGLKDKFTLPEPGTRGFRGEQYYRLLEPDGIISLEANVAGGDVLIGRISPPRFLEEYKEFEVKGPSMRDTSVDMRPSETGIVDAIFITESGEGSKLVKVRVRDQRIPELGDKFASRHGQKGVIGLIVPQEDMPFTEDGIVPDVIINPHAIPSRMTIGQFIESMAGKVAAMRGKPVDGTPFISEKPDEIRKALIKLGFSHTGSEVFYNGATGEKFVADIFVGVVYYQKLHHMVADKIHARARGQVQMLTRQPTEGRARGGGLRFGEMERDCLIGHGAAMLLQDRLLEESDKYTLYICENCGHIAYYDMKQRKYLCRLCEDKAKISPVIVSYAFKLLLQELMSLCITPKLKLKEKA, encoded by the coding sequence TTGACTGAATTTTCAAAAGAAGACACAAATCTACTATTAAAAGCCTTCTTTAAAGAAAAAGGCTTGGTTCGCCAGCACTTAGATTCTTACAACGAGTTTATAGATCACGGCTTGCAGGAAGTAATAGATGAAGTAGGCGAAATTCCAATAGAAGTTCCTGAAAGCCCCTACAAAGTAAAACTTGGCCAAGTTTGGATAATTGACCCACAGACAAGAATCACTGGACCCTACACAACAGAAGTAGATGGCACAAAACACGAAATCTACCCTATGGAAGCTAGACTAAGAAACCTGACTTATGCAGCGCCAATAGCCCTAGAAATGACGCCTGTGATAGACGGTAGAGAGCAAGACACAGAACTCGTCTACATTGGAAATATCCCAGTGATGCTGAAATCAAAACTGTGCTTTTTATCGCAACTTTCCCGTGAAGAACTCATAGCTTGTGGAGAAGACCCAGACGACCCTGGTGGCTATTTCGTTGTCAATGGTTCAGAACGCGTAATAGTAGCAATGGAAGACTTAGCACCTAACCGCATAATAGTTGACATAGACGAGAAGGGAGCAGCACCAGTACATCAAGCGAAAATATTCTCAACAACCGTTGGCTTTAGGGCTAGAACAGAATTGAAAATGAAGTCGGACGAAGCCATCTATGTTACGATGCCAGGCGTGCCCACAGAAATTCCGTTTGTTGTGATAATGCGTGCTTTGGGCTTGGAATCAGATAAAGAAATTGCTGAAGCAGTTTCTCTAGAGAAAGAAATACAAAGCGAACTGGAACCTTCATTTGAAAAAGCAATAGGCGTAGACACTGCAAAGGACGCAATTATTTTTATTGGGAACCGTGTAGCTCACGGACAAGTTGAAGAATATCGAATACAAAAGGCTGAAACTGCAATAGACAAGAACTTCTTGCCTCACATCGGCAGGACAAGCCAAAGCAGGAGAGATAAGGCTCTATTCTTAGGCGAGATGGTGTGCAGAGTTATCGAACTGAAACTAGGAAGAAGACAAACAGACGACAAAGACCACTTCAAAAACAAAAGACTTAGACTTGCTGGTCCATTACTTGCTGATTTATTCCGTGTAGCCTTTAGAAACCTATGTAGGGACATAAAATATCAACTTGAACGGATAGGCGTCAAAGGTCCAATAATAACCGTCTCAGCAGCAGTCCGCCCTGGAATAATAACAGAAAGATTCCAACATGCGCTTGCCACAGGAAATTGGGGAAGAGGAAGAGTTGGCATAACACAGCTTCTGGACAGAACAAACCACATCTCCACTTTGAGCCACCTGCGCAGATTACAGTCACCATTAAGTAGAAGCCAACCCAACTTTGAAGCAAGAGACCTACACCCAACCCATTGGGGACGCTTATGTCCAAATGAAACCCCAGAAGGCTCAAACTGTGGATTGGTCAAAAACTTAGCGTTATCTGCATGCATCTCAGTAGGTGTCAACGCAGAAAAAATAAAACAAGTACTTTACGGCATGGGCGTTGTATCCGTATACGAAGCAAGCGAAGCCCTGAAGATTTCTGGCGCAAAAGTCTTTGTTGACGGCAACATTATTGGATACTGCAACAACCCAGAAGAGTTAACACGAGAATTTAGGGAAAGACGCAGAAGAGGAGAAATCTCAACAGAAGTAAATATAGTTCACTTCTCAAAAATCCACGGCGAAAGAGAAGAAATATACGTTAACTGCGACGAAGGAAGAGTAAGAAGACCCCTCATAATCGTCGAAAAAGGCTCTCCCAAACTTCAACCGGAACACATTGACAAAATAGCTTCTGGAGATTGGTCATGGGAAGATTTGGTCAAAAATGGAATAATTGAATATTTAGACGCTGAAGAAGAAGAAAATGCCTACGTTGCAATAAGCCTTGAAGAAGTAACCCAAGAACACACGCACTTAGAAATTGCCACATACACAATTCTGGGAATTTGCGCATCAACAATACCTTACGCAGAGCACAACCAGTCACCGCGCAATTCTTATCAAGCAGCAATGGCAAAGCAAGCCTTAGGATTTTATGCAACAAACTTCAATCAACGTGTAGACTCACGGTCACATATTCTACACTATCCAGAAGTCCCGCTCTTGGAAACCGCGTTAATGGAAACAATGGGCTATAAACTGCGTCCATCAGGACAAAACTGCATTGTAGCTGTGCTTTCCTTTGAAGGTTACAACATGGAAGACGCCTTAATCTTCAACAAGGCATCAATAGAAAGAGGCTTAGGGCGTTCAACATTTTATAGGATATATGAGGCTGAATGTCGCCAATATCTGGGTGGATTAAAAGACAAGTTCACTTTACCTGAGCCTGGAACACGTGGATTCAGAGGAGAACAATATTATCGACTATTAGAACCTGACGGAATAATAAGCCTTGAAGCAAACGTGGCCGGCGGAGACGTTCTCATCGGTAGGATAAGTCCGCCAAGATTTCTTGAAGAATACAAAGAATTTGAAGTTAAGGGACCTTCAATGCGAGACACGTCGGTTGACATGCGCCCTTCAGAAACTGGAATTGTAGACGCGATTTTCATAACGGAATCAGGAGAAGGAAGTAAACTTGTGAAAGTTAGAGTTCGCGACCAGCGCATTCCTGAATTAGGCGACAAGTTTGCTTCTCGTCATGGACAAAAGGGCGTCATAGGATTAATCGTTCCACAAGAAGACATGCCATTCACCGAAGATGGCATAGTCCCCGATGTAATAATCAACCCGCATGCTATTCCATCAAGAATGACTATTGGACAATTTATAGAATCAATGGCTGGAAAAGTTGCAGCTATGAGAGGAAAACCAGTTGATGGAACGCCTTTCATAAGTGAAAAACCTGACGAAATTAGAAAAGCCTTGATTAAGCTAGGGTTCAGCCACACTGGCAGTGAAGTCTTTTACAACGGTGCGACCGGCGAAAAGTTTGTTGCAGACATATTCGTTGGTGTTGTGTATTATCAGAAGCTACATCATATGGTTGCGGACAAAATACACGCCAGAGCTAGAGGACAAGTGCAGATGCTTACAAGACAACCCACTGAAGGAAGAGCAAGAGGTGGAGGCTTAAGATTTGGCGAGATGGAGCGTGACTGCTTAATTGGACATGGCGCTGCTATGCTACTTCAAGACAGATTATTAGAAGAATCAGACAAATACACGCTTTACATTTGCGAAAATTGTGGTCACATAGCCTATTATGACATGAAACAGAGAAAATATCTCTGCAGACTTTGTGAAGACAAAGCTAAGATTTCTCCAGTAATAGTTTCTTACGCGTTCAAACTTCTCTTGCAAGAATTAATGAGCCTTTGTATAACGCCCAAATTAAAACTTAAGGAGAAAGCGTAA
- a CDS encoding DUF3795 domain-containing protein — MINKNLVGRCGLYCGACGIYRAYKDNGEFLKKLAESFKCPPEKVKCEGCMDLTPECWGNGCKIVQCLQSKGLEFCYQCGEYEKGSCGKFGKLSQRYAKIGVDVRANLERIRKGETNEWLSESEKKYRCRSCGKPLPVYGTEGKCYHCGKDISEQFI, encoded by the coding sequence ATGATTAACAAGAATCTTGTAGGCAGATGCGGATTATATTGTGGAGCTTGCGGAATCTACAGAGCTTACAAGGACAATGGCGAATTTTTAAAGAAACTTGCTGAAAGTTTCAAATGTCCGCCGGAAAAAGTAAAATGCGAAGGGTGTATGGATTTAACGCCGGAATGTTGGGGAAACGGCTGTAAAATTGTGCAATGCCTCCAAAGTAAAGGCTTGGAATTTTGCTACCAATGCGGTGAGTATGAGAAGGGCTCTTGTGGGAAGTTTGGAAAATTGTCTCAGCGTTATGCGAAAATTGGTGTAGACGTAAGAGCAAATCTTGAGAGAATAAGAAAAGGCGAAACAAATGAGTGGTTAAGTGAAAGCGAGAAGAAATATCGATGCCGTTCATGTGGAAAGCCGTTACCTGTCTATGGAACGGAAGGAAAATGTTATCACTGCGGAAAAGACATTTCAGAACAATTCATTTAA
- a CDS encoding DUF1893 domain-containing protein: MQDLEIAKKHLKEKNLALSIIKNKETIFETKSHGISGFLTAIETLGNKLDGAYVADRIIGKAIALLCAYAKVKATYAVTMSKEAKNVFEQHSIFHEWTNLVENILDIDKAKTCPFESLAKEISNPKDAYIKLKALQNFLKNSRKKPT; this comes from the coding sequence ATGCAGGATTTAGAAATAGCCAAAAAACATCTAAAAGAAAAAAATCTAGCACTCTCCATAATAAAAAATAAAGAAACAATTTTTGAGACAAAATCACATGGAATTTCCGGCTTTTTAACAGCCATCGAAACACTCGGAAACAAACTTGACGGAGCTTATGTCGCAGACAGAATCATTGGAAAAGCAATCGCATTATTATGCGCCTACGCGAAAGTTAAAGCAACCTACGCAGTGACTATGAGCAAAGAAGCCAAAAACGTGTTTGAACAACATTCAATTTTTCATGAATGGACAAACCTGGTTGAAAACATACTAGATATTGACAAGGCGAAAACATGCCCATTTGAAAGCCTAGCAAAGGAAATTTCAAATCCAAAAGATGCTTACATAAAACTTAAGGCTTTACAAAACTTTCTAAAAAACAGTCGGAAGAAACCCACATGA
- a CDS encoding molybdopterin-dependent oxidoreductase has protein sequence MARASLPPGQREIRKVPLRHIGIVPEFDLELWRLEVCGEVEKPVVLSFEDVKALPSVVCVSDFHCVEGWSLLNNRWKGVSFKVIVELVKPKAGVECVVFECYDGYLTSLSLSDLLKDGVLLAYKLDGEWLTRERGGSLRLVVPHKYAYKSPMWLKRIKFTSEQELGYWEKRGYSNTADLWKEERYAK, from the coding sequence ATGGCGAGGGCGAGTTTGCCTCCAGGGCAGAGGGAGATTAGGAAGGTTCCGTTGCGTCACATTGGTATCGTTCCAGAATTTGATTTGGAGTTGTGGCGGTTGGAGGTGTGTGGTGAGGTTGAGAAGCCGGTTGTTTTGAGTTTTGAGGATGTGAAGGCGTTGCCGAGTGTTGTCTGCGTTTCTGATTTTCATTGTGTTGAGGGGTGGAGTCTTTTGAATAATAGGTGGAAGGGTGTTTCTTTCAAAGTAATTGTTGAGTTGGTTAAGCCAAAAGCTGGTGTGGAATGTGTTGTGTTTGAGTGTTATGATGGCTATTTGACTTCTTTGAGTTTGTCTGATTTGTTAAAGGATGGGGTGTTATTGGCTTACAAGCTTGATGGTGAGTGGTTGACGAGGGAGAGGGGCGGTTCTTTGAGGCTTGTGGTTCCGCATAAATATGCGTATAAAAGTCCTATGTGGCTGAAAAGAATAAAATTTACTTCGGAGCAGGAGTTGGGTTATTGGGAAAAGCGGGGTTATAGTAATACGGCTGATCTGTGGAAAGAAGAGAGATATGCAAAGTAG